One window of Microtus pennsylvanicus isolate mMicPen1 chromosome X, mMicPen1.hap1, whole genome shotgun sequence genomic DNA carries:
- the LOC142841296 gene encoding large ribosomal subunit protein uL24-like, which produces MKFNPFVTSDWSKNGKRHFNTPSCIGRKINSSPLFKELRQKYKVRLMPIRKDDEVQVVRGHYKGQQIGKVVQVYRKKYVIYIERVQREKANGTTVHMGIHPSKVVITRLKLDKDRKKILERKAKSQQVGKEKGKHKEETIEKMQE; this is translated from the coding sequence ATGAAGTTCAATCCGTTTGTGACTTCTGACTGGAGCAAGAATGGAAAACGGCATTTCAATACACCTTCTTGCATTGGGAGGAAGATCAACTCTTCCCCCCTTTTCAAAGAGCTGAGACAGAAGTACAAGGTTCGATTGATGCCCATTCGAAAGGATGACGAAGTTCAGGTTGTCCGGGGACACTACAAAGGCCAGCAGATTGGCAAAGTGGTCCAAGTGTACAGGAAGAAATATGTCATCTACATTGAACGGGTGCAGCGGGAAAAGGCTAATGGCACAACTGTCCACATGGGCATCCACCCCAGCAAGGTGGTGATCACCAGGCTAAAGCTGGACAAAGACCGAAAGAAGATCCTGGAAAGGAAAGCCAAGTCTCAACAAGTaggaaaggagaagggcaaaCACAAGGAAGAAACAATTGAGAAGATGCAGGAGTAA